The following are encoded in a window of Diorhabda sublineata isolate icDioSubl1.1 chromosome 5, icDioSubl1.1, whole genome shotgun sequence genomic DNA:
- the LOC130443930 gene encoding uncharacterized protein LOC130443930 translates to MLSRKVLTFIIITLEVISSQKDSDEGRPYEFGFTIDGQQHRHEKKDQNGIIQGEFGFITADGVYHVTVYATDENGDFKILSMKNIRISAPLDGSPALGPISPEASKYLKKANLTDRTEPVKPNTATSAPQKFERTQEASPRTVTEKTIASTQKAPYVFTTLSTIRPACGGCGLIATMKPGSKFDFQNPAFRGTTSEVTSPPVSPMFKKVLNGNMFSSSGEKSTSFFVNSQQQNLPSNAESLSQRLNGNMAPSFGDKRTQPSFSSNGQQQNKNTAKQSSFDQNGYGRQNFGGTAEQQAKTVSTSNDFTSSDNVFGGNDGNIPISRVPDSDYNTPGIKATGNYQQTQFGNNAPGLNKFSNYASVSDGFGNVEGQKMQIQNRYSDLPSDADALSPGSSGGMAPSFGGKRTQASFSLNGQQQNTNTRIQTSVVISHSQQNTENEQRQYFGSTAEQQAKNVPTSNVFTSSDKVFDGIGGNVPVSRVSGSDYNSPGIQTTGKYQQSQFLDNVQASDGYRNVPEDGSSYGETGQNRNSGYGSGSNSNQAAGRMNEGFSQDKFGDFSSKPTSSNGPNPLLQSQEIQKLPPVVVSDNVIHVMGKKPFDIPIKDKYPGMMDGLPEGVEVKDVTNILYKFKYTVGFHGHYEKGLKDGSKIGGYFVNGRDGISRVVTYVADENGYRPKFKFINLGLDSPDTPNEKTEKTFGLKDFEFVWYPVE, encoded by the exons gtTCTCACGTTTATAATAATAACCTTGGAGGTGATTTCAAGCCAAAAAGACAGTGATGAAGGTCGGCCTTATGAATTCGGATTTACTATAGATGGACAACAGCATAGACATGAGAAAAAAG ATCAAAATGGTATCATCCAAGGAGAATTTGGGTTCATAACTGCGGACGGTGTTTATCATGTTACTGTCTATGCAACAGATGAAAATGGAGATTTTAAAATTCTAAGTATGAAAAACATACGGATAAGTGCTC CTCTTGACGGATCTCCTGCTCTTGGTCCTATATCTCCAGAAGCTTCTAAATACCTTAAGAAAGCTAATCTTACTGATCGCACGGAACCAGTTAAACCTAATACGGCTACATCAGCTCCTCAAAAATTCGAAAGAACACAAGAAGCATCTCCACGAACTGTTACAGAAAAAACCATAGCTAGTACACAAAAAGCACCGTATGTTTTCACTACTCTTAGTACCATTCGACCTGCTTGTGGTGGATGTGGTTTGATTGCCACTATGAAACCTGGTtcgaaatttgattttcaaaatccTGCTTTTAGAGGAACTACATCAGAAGTTACGAGTCCCCCAGTTTCCCCGATGttcaaaaaagtattaaatGGCAACATGTTTTCTTCTTCTGGAGAGAAGTCAACTTCGTTCTTCGTAAACAGTCAACAACAAAATCTTCCGTCTAACGCAGAGTCTTTATCCCAAAGATTAAATGGTAATATGGCTCCTTCTTTTGGAGATAAAAGAACCCAACCTTCATTCTCCTCGAATGGCCAACAACAAAATAAGAACACGGCAAAACAAAGTTCATTTGACCAAAACGGATATGGAAGACAAAACTTTGGAGGTACTGCTGAACAACAAGCGAAAACTGTTTCAACATCCAATGATTTCACATCTTCCGATAATGTGTTTGGTGGTAATGATGGAAATATTCCCATATCCAGAGTTCCCGATAGTGACTACAACACACCTGGAATTAAAGCTACGGGAAATTATCAACAAACGCAATTTGGAAATAATGCTCCAGGACTAAACAAGTTTTCGAATTATGCATCAGTCTCTGATGGATTTGGAAATGTCGAAGGTCAAAAAATGCAGATTCAAAATAGATATTCAGATCTTCCGTCTGACGCAGATGCGTTATCACCAGGATCAAGCGGCGGTATGGCTCCTTCTTTTGGAGGGAAAAGAACTCAAGCTTCATTTTCCCTAAACGGCCAGCAACAAAATACCAATACAAGAATACAAACTTCAGTTGTTATTAGTCACTCTCAACAAAACACAGAAAATGAGCAAAGACAATATTTTGGAAGTACTGCTGAACAACAAGCTAAAAATGTACCAACATCAAATGTTTTCACATCATCTGATAAAGTGTTTGATGGTATTGGTGGAAATGTTCCCGTATCCAGAGTTTCTGGTAGTGATTATAACAGTCCTGGAATTCAAACTACTGGGAAGTACCAACAATCACAGTTTTTGGATAATGTACAAGCCTCTGATGGTTATAGAAATGTCCCTGAAGATGGTTCTTCTTATGGAGAAACTGGGCAGAATAGAAATAGCGGATATGGATCAGGCTCAAACTCTAACCAGGCCGCAGGAAGAATGAATGAAGGATTTTCACAAg ataaatttgGAGATTTTTCATCTAAACCTACCAGCTCAAATGGACCAAATCCTTTGCTTCAATCAcaagaaatacaaaaacttCCTCCAGTTGTTGTATCTGATAACGTGATTCACGTTATGGGTAAAAAACCCTTTGATATTCCTATTAAAGATAAATATCCAGGAATGATGGATGGTTTACCAGAAGGAGTTGAG GTGAAGGACGTTACCAATATACTATACAAGTTCAAATACACAGTTGGATTCCATGGTCACTATGAAAAGGGTCTTAAAGACGGTAGTAAAATTGGGGGATACTTCGTCAACGGTAGAGATGGAATTAGCAGAGTAGTTACATATGTTGCTGACGAAAATGGATACAGACCTAAATTTAAGTTTATCAATCTTGGTTTGGATTCCCCCGATACTCCAaatgaaaaaacagaaaagactTTTGGACTTAAAGATTTCGAATTTGTTTGGTATCCAGTGGAATAA